A region of Pseudomonas cavernicola DNA encodes the following proteins:
- the dadA gene encoding D-amino acid dehydrogenase yields MRVMVLGSGVIGTTSAYYLARAGFEVVVVDRQNAPAMETSFANAGQVSPGYASPWAAPGVPLKAMKWLLQKHAPLAIKATADVDQYLWMLQMLRNCTASRYAVNKERMVRLSEYSRDCLDELRAETGIAYEGRSLGTTQLFRTQAQLDNAAKDIAVLEQSGVPYELLDREGIARVEPALASVTNILAGALRLPNDQTGDCQMFTTRLAEMAVQLGVEFRFGQNIERLDFAGDRINGVWIDGTLETADRYVLALGSYSPQLLKPLGIKAPVYPLKGYSLTVPITNPAMAPTSTILDETYKVAITRFDNRIRVGGMAEIAGFDLLLNPPRRETLEMIVGDLYPQGGDLSQADFWTGLRPTTPDGTPIVGATPIRNLFLNTGHGTLGWTMACGSGRLLADLMAKKRPQISAEGLDITRYDNSQETDKHVRPASAH; encoded by the coding sequence ATGCGAGTAATGGTGCTTGGCAGCGGTGTGATCGGTACCACCAGCGCCTATTATCTGGCCCGTGCCGGCTTCGAGGTGGTGGTGGTCGACCGCCAGAATGCGCCTGCGATGGAAACCAGCTTCGCCAACGCTGGCCAGGTCTCGCCCGGCTACGCCTCGCCTTGGGCTGCCCCTGGGGTGCCGCTGAAGGCGATGAAGTGGCTGCTGCAAAAGCACGCGCCGCTGGCGATCAAAGCCACCGCCGATGTCGATCAATATCTGTGGATGCTGCAGATGTTGCGCAACTGCACGGCCAGCCGTTATGCGGTGAACAAGGAGCGCATGGTGCGCTTGTCCGAGTACAGCCGCGACTGCCTCGACGAACTGCGCGCGGAAACCGGCATCGCCTATGAAGGCCGCAGCCTCGGTACCACGCAATTGTTCCGCACCCAAGCCCAACTGGATAACGCGGCGAAAGACATTGCCGTGCTGGAACAGTCCGGTGTGCCCTATGAGTTGCTCGACCGTGAGGGTATCGCCCGCGTTGAGCCGGCCCTGGCCAGCGTCACCAATATTCTGGCTGGCGCCCTGCGCCTGCCGAATGACCAGACCGGCGACTGCCAGATGTTCACCACCCGCCTGGCCGAGATGGCCGTGCAGCTGGGTGTGGAGTTCCGTTTCGGCCAGAACATCGAGCGCCTGGACTTCGCCGGCGACCGGATCAATGGGGTGTGGATCGACGGCACGCTGGAAACCGCCGATCGCTACGTCTTGGCGCTCGGCAGCTACTCGCCGCAACTGCTCAAGCCGCTCGGCATCAAGGCACCGGTCTATCCACTGAAGGGTTACTCGCTGACCGTGCCGATCACCAATCCGGCGATGGCGCCGACCTCGACCATCCTCGATGAGACCTACAAGGTCGCCATCACTCGCTTCGACAACCGCATCCGCGTTGGCGGCATGGCGGAAATCGCCGGCTTCGATTTGTTGCTGAACCCGCCTCGGCGCGAGACGCTGGAGATGATCGTCGGCGACCTCTACCCGCAAGGTGGCGATCTGAGCCAGGCGGACTTCTGGACCGGACTGCGCCCAACCACGCCGGACGGTACGCCGATTGTGGGCGCCACGCCGATACGCAATTTGTTCCTCAATACCGGCCACGGCACCTTGGGCTGGACCATGGCCTGTGGCTCTGGTCGCCTGCTGGCCGATTTGATGGCGAAGAAACGCCCGCAAATCAGCGCCGAAGGCCTCGATATCACTCGTTACGACAATTCTCAGGAGACTGACAAACATGTCCGTCCGGCGTCTGCACACTGA
- a CDS encoding Lrp/AsnC ligand binding domain-containing protein, whose amino-acid sequence MRTQHQTRRELDKIDRNILRILQEDGRLSFTELGERVGLSTTPCTERVRRLEREGIIMGYTARLNPQHLKANLLVFVEISLDYKSGDTFDDFRRAVLKLPHVLECHLVSGDFDYLVKARISEMASYRKLLGDILLKLPHVRESKSYIVMEEVKESLHLPVPE is encoded by the coding sequence ATGAGAACGCAGCATCAGACCCGTCGCGAGCTGGATAAGATCGACCGGAATATTTTACGAATCCTGCAGGAGGACGGCCGCCTGTCGTTTACCGAGCTGGGCGAACGGGTCGGCCTCTCCACCACGCCCTGCACCGAGCGGGTGCGGCGGCTGGAGCGCGAAGGGATCATCATGGGTTACACGGCACGGCTGAACCCGCAGCATTTGAAGGCCAATTTGCTGGTGTTCGTCGAGATCAGCCTGGACTACAAGTCCGGCGACACCTTCGATGACTTCCGCCGCGCCGTACTCAAACTGCCGCACGTGCTGGAGTGCCACTTGGTCTCGGGCGACTTCGACTACCTGGTGAAGGCGCGGATATCGGAGATGGCCTCCTACCGCAAACTGCTCGGCGACATCCTCCTCAAGTTGCCGCATGTGCGCGAGTCGAAGAGTTACATCGTCATGGAAGAGGTGAAGGAGAGCCTGCATCTACCCGTCCCCGAGTAG
- a CDS encoding cupin domain-containing protein → MNIEQIVDFAHATTTPEHYRPAPEKILKGDPEQSVRNHYASPCSQFNAGIWEGAVGQWTVNYSEHEYCEILQGVSVLRDAEGNAKTLRAGDRFVIPAGFSGTWEVLEACRKVYVLFEQAPS, encoded by the coding sequence ATGAACATCGAACAAATCGTCGACTTCGCTCACGCCACCACTACGCCCGAGCATTACCGCCCGGCGCCGGAAAAGATTCTCAAAGGCGACCCCGAGCAAAGCGTGCGCAACCACTACGCCAGCCCTTGCAGCCAATTCAACGCCGGCATCTGGGAAGGCGCGGTCGGCCAGTGGACGGTGAATTACAGCGAGCACGAATATTGCGAAATCCTCCAAGGCGTCTCCGTGCTGCGGGACGCAGAGGGCAACGCCAAGACTTTACGGGCGGGCGACCGCTTCGTCATTCCGGCCGGTTTCTCCGGCACCTGGGAAGTACTGGAAGCCTGCCGCAAGGTCTACGTGCTCTTCGAGCAAGCGCCGAGCTGA
- a CDS encoding cupin domain-containing protein: MDVGVRLQSIRKLKGLSQRELAKRAGVTNSTISMIEKNSVSPSISSLKKVLAGIPMSLVEFFSLEVEQDNHTQVVYKASELIDLSSGAVSMKLVGKAHPSRAIAFLDETYPPGSDTGDEMLTHEGEESGVLVDGRLELTVGSEIYILESGDSYYFESSKPHRFRNPFDAPARLISATTPANF; this comes from the coding sequence TTGGACGTCGGCGTTCGACTGCAATCCATTCGCAAGCTTAAAGGCCTATCGCAACGTGAGCTCGCCAAGCGCGCGGGCGTCACGAATAGCACCATTTCGATGATCGAGAAGAACAGCGTCAGCCCCTCGATCAGTTCGTTGAAAAAGGTGTTGGCGGGCATTCCCATGTCGTTGGTGGAGTTCTTCTCCCTCGAAGTGGAGCAAGACAACCACACCCAGGTGGTCTACAAAGCGAGTGAGCTGATCGACCTCTCCAGTGGTGCAGTAAGCATGAAACTGGTCGGTAAAGCGCACCCCAGTCGGGCGATTGCCTTCCTCGATGAGACCTACCCACCGGGCTCCGATACCGGCGACGAGATGCTCACCCATGAGGGTGAAGAGTCCGGCGTGTTGGTGGACGGGCGTCTGGAACTGACCGTCGGCAGCGAGATTTATATCCTCGAAAGCGGCGACAGTTACTACTTTGAAAGCAGTAAGCCGCACCGTTTCCGTAATCCGTTCGATGCCCCGGCGCGACTGATCAGCGCCACCACACCGGCTAATTTCTAG
- a CDS encoding aspartate aminotransferase family protein: MTTDYKPQLSRKTNTLDDFWMPFTANRQFKAKPRLLESAEGMYFTASDGRQILDGTAGLWCCNAGHGRREITEAVSKQIAKLDFAPTFQMGHPLPFELAERLAAIAPTGLNKIFFTNSGSESADTALKIALAYQRAIGQGTRTRLIGRELGYHGVGFGGLSVGGMVNNRKAFSAALLPGVDHLPHTLDMQRNAFSRGLPEHGVEKADELERLVALHGAENIAAVIVEPMSGSAGVVLPPVGYLKRLREITRKHGILLIFDEVITGFGRVGEAFAAQRWGVTPDILTTAKGLTNGAIPMGAVFVHENLYEAFMSGPESAIEFFHGYTYSGHPVACAAALATLDIYQRDNLFQQAIELEGYWQDALLSLQDLPNVIDIRAIGLVGGVQLAPNAEGVGKRGYQVFEQCFQDDLLVRVTGDIVAMSPPLIIEKAQIDTLIDKLASSIRKAS, from the coding sequence ATGACGACTGACTACAAGCCGCAACTGAGCAGAAAAACCAACACTCTTGACGATTTCTGGATGCCCTTCACCGCCAACCGCCAGTTCAAAGCCAAGCCGCGCTTGCTGGAAAGTGCCGAAGGCATGTATTTCACCGCCAGCGACGGGCGTCAGATTCTGGATGGTACCGCTGGGCTTTGGTGCTGCAACGCCGGCCACGGCCGCCGGGAAATCACTGAGGCGGTGAGCAAGCAGATCGCCAAGCTGGATTTCGCGCCGACCTTCCAGATGGGCCACCCGCTGCCCTTTGAGCTGGCTGAGCGCCTGGCAGCCATCGCGCCAACGGGCCTGAATAAAATCTTCTTCACCAACTCTGGCTCGGAGTCGGCGGACACCGCCTTGAAGATCGCCCTGGCCTACCAGCGCGCGATTGGCCAAGGCACCCGCACCCGTTTGATCGGCCGCGAATTGGGCTATCACGGCGTTGGTTTCGGCGGCCTCTCGGTCGGCGGCATGGTCAACAACCGCAAAGCCTTCTCGGCTGCGTTGCTGCCGGGCGTCGATCACCTGCCGCATACCCTGGACATGCAGCGCAACGCCTTCAGCCGTGGCCTGCCGGAACACGGCGTGGAAAAAGCCGATGAATTGGAACGCCTGGTAGCCCTGCACGGAGCGGAAAACATCGCTGCGGTGATTGTCGAGCCGATGTCCGGCTCCGCCGGCGTGGTATTGCCGCCGGTTGGCTACCTCAAGCGACTGCGCGAAATCACCCGCAAACACGGCATTCTGTTGATCTTCGACGAAGTCATCACCGGTTTCGGCCGTGTCGGCGAAGCCTTCGCTGCACAGCGCTGGGGTGTCACTCCAGACATTCTCACGACCGCCAAGGGCCTGACCAATGGCGCGATCCCGATGGGTGCGGTGTTCGTCCATGAAAACCTCTACGAGGCCTTCATGAGCGGCCCGGAGAGCGCCATCGAATTCTTCCACGGCTACACCTACTCCGGTCATCCGGTGGCCTGCGCCGCTGCCCTGGCAACCCTGGATATCTATCAGCGCGACAATCTGTTCCAGCAAGCCATCGAACTGGAAGGCTACTGGCAGGACGCGCTGCTCAGCCTGCAGGACCTGCCAAACGTGATCGACATCCGCGCCATTGGCCTGGTCGGCGGCGTGCAGCTGGCGCCGAATGCCGAAGGCGTCGGCAAGCGCGGTTATCAGGTGTTCGAGCAGTGCTTCCAGGACGATCTGCTAGTGCGTGTGACCGGCGACATCGTGGCCATGTCGCCGCCACTGATCATCGAGAAAGCGCAGATCGACACACTGATCGACAAACTCGCCAGCTCGATCCGCAAGGCTAGCTAA
- a CDS encoding aldehyde dehydrogenase translates to MTTLTRADWEQRAQNLKIEGRAFIHGEYTAAVSGATFDCISPVDGRLLGQVASCDAADAELAVQDARATFNSGVWSRLAPVARKEVMIRFAALLEKHAEELALLETLDMGKPISDSLSIDVPGAARSLSWSGEAIDKIYDEVAATPHNELGLVTREPIGVVAAIVPWNFPLLMSCWKLGPALSTGNSVILKPSEKSPLTAIRIAQLAIEAGIPAGVFNVLPGYGHTVGKALALHMDVDTLVFTGSTKIAKQLMVYAGESNMKRVWLEAGGKSPNIVFADAPDLQAAAESAAGAIAFNQGEVCTAGSRLLVERSIHDQFLPLVIEALKGWKPGNPLDPETNVGALVDTQQMNNVLSYIEAGHADGAKLVAGGKRTLQETGGTYVEPTIFDGVSNAMKIAREEIFGPVLAVITFDSVEEAVNIANDSPYGLAAAVWTSNLSKAHLTAKALRAGSVWINQYDGGDMTAPFGGFKQSGNGRDKSLHAFDKYTELKATWIKL, encoded by the coding sequence ATGACTACCTTGACCCGCGCCGACTGGGAACAACGCGCCCAGAACCTGAAGATCGAAGGTCGTGCCTTTATTCATGGCGAATACACCGCCGCCGTCTCCGGTGCCACCTTCGACTGCATCAGCCCGGTCGATGGCCGTCTGCTGGGCCAGGTCGCCAGCTGTGATGCCGCCGATGCCGAGTTGGCGGTGCAAGATGCCCGCGCGACGTTCAACTCCGGCGTCTGGTCGCGCCTGGCGCCGGTCGCGCGCAAGGAAGTGATGATCCGCTTCGCCGCGCTGCTGGAGAAACATGCCGAAGAGCTGGCCCTGCTGGAAACCTTGGACATGGGTAAGCCGATCAGCGACTCGCTGAGCATCGACGTGCCCGGTGCGGCCCGCTCGCTGTCGTGGAGCGGCGAAGCGATCGACAAGATTTATGACGAAGTGGCGGCTACCCCGCACAACGAGCTGGGTCTGGTGACCCGTGAGCCGATTGGCGTGGTCGCCGCCATCGTGCCGTGGAACTTCCCGTTGCTGATGAGCTGCTGGAAGCTCGGCCCGGCGCTCTCCACCGGCAACTCGGTGATCCTCAAGCCGTCCGAGAAGTCGCCGCTGACTGCCATTCGCATCGCCCAACTGGCCATCGAGGCCGGTATTCCGGCCGGTGTGTTCAACGTCCTGCCGGGTTACGGCCACACCGTCGGCAAGGCGCTTGCGCTGCACATGGATGTTGACACCCTGGTGTTCACCGGCTCGACCAAGATCGCTAAGCAGCTGATGGTCTACGCTGGCGAGTCGAACATGAAACGCGTCTGGCTGGAAGCTGGCGGCAAGAGCCCGAACATCGTCTTTGCCGATGCGCCGGATCTGCAAGCCGCTGCCGAATCCGCCGCCGGGGCTATCGCCTTCAACCAGGGCGAGGTCTGCACCGCTGGTTCGCGGCTGTTGGTCGAGCGTTCGATCCACGACCAGTTTTTGCCGCTGGTGATCGAGGCGCTGAAGGGCTGGAAGCCGGGTAACCCGCTGGACCCGGAGACCAACGTGGGCGCGCTGGTGGATACCCAACAGATGAACAACGTGCTGTCTTATATCGAAGCAGGGCACGCCGATGGCGCCAAGTTGGTCGCCGGTGGCAAGCGCACCCTGCAAGAAACTGGTGGCACCTATGTTGAGCCGACCATTTTCGACGGCGTGAGCAACGCGATGAAGATCGCCCGCGAAGAGATCTTTGGCCCGGTTCTGGCGGTGATCACCTTCGACAGCGTCGAAGAGGCCGTCAATATCGCCAACGACTCGCCATATGGTCTGGCGGCTGCGGTGTGGACGTCTAACCTGTCGAAGGCGCATCTGACCGCCAAGGCGTTACGCGCCGGTAGCGTGTGGATCAACCAATACGACGGTGGCGACATGACCGCACCGTTCGGTGGTTTCAAACAGTCGGGTAACGGCCGCGATAAATCGCTGCACGCGTTCGACAAGTACACCGAATTGAAAGCCACCTGGATCAAGCTGTAA
- a CDS encoding NAD(P)/FAD-dependent oxidoreductase: protein MNARVQPSAQSHQHAPSYYAASVNRSLSYPALAGEVSADVCIVGGGFSGLNTAIELAERGFSVVLLEAHKIGWGASGRNGGQLIRGVGHGLEQFAGVIGNDGVRELQLLGLEAVEIVRRRVEHYAIDCDLTWGYCDLANKPRDLAGFAEDLDELKSLGYRHELRLLQADEMHQVVGSNRYVGGLIDMGSGHLHPLNLALGEAAAAQSLGVQLFEQSAVNRIDYGPEVCVHTANGKVRAKNLVLGCNAYLNDLNPTLGGKVLPAGSYIIATEPLSEAQARTLIPQNMALCDQRVALDYYRLSADRRLLFGGACHYSGRDPQDIAAYMRPKMLEVFPHLANVKIAYQWGGMIGIGANRLPQIGRLKDQPNVFYAQAYSGHGVNATHLAGKLLAEAIAGQESRGFDLFAKVPHMTFPGGKHLRSPLLALGMLWYRLKDALGSANPL, encoded by the coding sequence ATGAACGCCCGCGTTCAGCCTTCGGCACAGAGCCATCAGCACGCCCCGTCCTATTACGCCGCCAGCGTTAACCGCAGCCTCAGCTACCCAGCCTTGGCCGGCGAGGTGAGCGCCGATGTGTGCATTGTCGGCGGTGGCTTTTCCGGCCTGAACACGGCTATCGAGTTGGCCGAACGCGGTTTCTCGGTGGTGCTGCTGGAGGCGCACAAGATCGGCTGGGGTGCCAGCGGGCGTAACGGCGGCCAGCTGATTCGCGGCGTCGGCCATGGCCTCGAACAGTTCGCCGGAGTGATCGGCAACGACGGCGTGCGCGAACTGCAATTGCTTGGCCTGGAAGCGGTGGAGATCGTCCGGCGGCGGGTCGAGCACTACGCAATCGATTGCGACCTGACCTGGGGTTACTGCGACCTGGCCAACAAGCCACGCGATCTGGCTGGCTTTGCCGAAGACCTGGACGAGCTGAAAAGCCTCGGCTACCGCCACGAGTTGCGCCTGTTGCAGGCGGATGAGATGCACCAGGTGGTCGGCTCCAACCGCTACGTCGGCGGTCTGATCGACATGGGCTCGGGCCATTTGCACCCGCTCAACCTGGCCCTGGGCGAGGCCGCGGCGGCGCAGTCACTCGGCGTGCAGCTGTTCGAGCAGTCGGCCGTCAACCGTATCGACTACGGCCCCGAGGTCTGCGTGCATACCGCCAACGGCAAAGTCCGCGCGAAAAACCTGGTGCTCGGCTGCAACGCCTACCTCAACGACCTGAACCCGACCCTCGGCGGCAAGGTCCTGCCCGCCGGCAGCTACATCATCGCCACTGAGCCTCTGAGCGAAGCGCAGGCCAGAACCCTGATTCCGCAGAACATGGCGCTCTGCGATCAACGGGTGGCGCTCGACTACTACCGCCTTTCCGCCGACCGCCGCCTGCTGTTCGGCGGCGCCTGCCACTACTCCGGGCGTGATCCGCAGGACATCGCCGCCTATATGCGACCGAAGATGCTGGAAGTCTTCCCGCATTTGGCCAATGTGAAAATCGCTTACCAGTGGGGTGGCATGATCGGCATCGGCGCTAATCGCCTGCCGCAGATTGGTCGCCTTAAGGACCAGCCCAATGTGTTCTACGCCCAGGCCTATTCCGGCCATGGGGTGAACGCCACCCACCTGGCCGGCAAGCTACTCGCCGAAGCCATCGCCGGGCAGGAGAGCCGTGGCTTCGATCTGTTTGCCAAGGTGCCGCACATGACCTTCCCCGGCGGCAAGCACCTGCGCTCACCACTGCTGGCCCTCGGCATGCTCTGGTACCGCCTGAAGGATGCCCTGGGCAGCGCCAACCCGTTGTAG
- a CDS encoding YkgJ family cysteine cluster protein produces the protein MSCNSRKIEYLRQRIPSFECVPGCHDCCGPVTTSSEEMSRLPVKSDAEHEAALAELNCVHLGPNGCQVYDERPLICRLFGTTPRLPCPNGRRPEEMIELRIEQQIHHLIATTRQVLV, from the coding sequence ATGAGCTGCAACAGTCGGAAAATCGAGTATTTGCGCCAGCGGATTCCCTCGTTCGAGTGCGTGCCCGGCTGTCACGACTGCTGTGGGCCAGTGACCACCTCGTCGGAGGAGATGTCCCGGCTGCCGGTGAAAAGCGACGCAGAGCATGAGGCCGCGTTGGCCGAGCTGAATTGCGTGCACCTGGGGCCCAATGGTTGCCAGGTCTATGACGAGCGTCCGCTGATCTGCCGCCTGTTCGGCACCACCCCGCGTCTGCCGTGCCCGAATGGCCGGCGCCCGGAAGAGATGATCGAGCTGCGGATCGAACAGCAGATTCATCACCTGATTGCGACCACGCGGCAAGTGCTGGTGTGA
- a CDS encoding MFS transporter: MRWGTYFAVCAAVISIGLALGVTMPLVSLRLEGWGYDSFAIGVMAATPAIGVLLGASLAGRWAARFGTTGLMQLCLLAGAVSVGLLALVPSYPVWLLLRLLIGVALTVVFILGESWINQLAVDKWRGRLVALYGTGYALSQLSGPLLLSLLGAATDLGFWVGTGLLIGGSLLLLGRTGAPTVDAHSASGRGLTGFCRKLPSIAWAVSLFAAFEAMMLTLLPIYGLRQGFTQEVALLMASVVVVGDAVLQLPIGWLADRMSRRTLFRACGVTLLLSSLGVPLLLHTPLIWPLWVLFGASAGGLFTLSLILIGERYRDDELVRANAHIAQLWGIGCLIGPLATGAASQWVSGHALPMMMALGAAGFVWLAWQRPDFGDAGAALEAD; the protein is encoded by the coding sequence ATGCGCTGGGGGACTTACTTCGCCGTCTGCGCGGCGGTGATCAGTATCGGCCTGGCCCTCGGGGTGACCATGCCGCTGGTGTCGTTGCGCCTGGAAGGCTGGGGGTATGACTCGTTCGCCATTGGCGTGATGGCCGCGACACCAGCCATCGGCGTACTGCTCGGCGCCTCGCTGGCCGGGCGATGGGCGGCCCGTTTCGGCACCACCGGTTTGATGCAGCTGTGCCTGTTGGCTGGCGCGGTGTCGGTGGGTTTGCTGGCGCTGGTGCCGAGCTATCCGGTCTGGCTGCTGCTGCGCTTGCTGATAGGGGTGGCGTTGACCGTGGTGTTTATCCTCGGCGAAAGCTGGATCAATCAGTTGGCGGTGGATAAATGGCGTGGCCGGCTGGTGGCGCTGTACGGCACCGGTTATGCGCTCAGTCAGTTGTCCGGGCCCTTGCTGCTGAGCCTGTTGGGGGCGGCGACCGACCTGGGTTTCTGGGTCGGCACGGGCTTGCTGATCGGCGGTTCACTGCTGCTACTCGGTCGCACCGGTGCGCCGACGGTGGATGCGCATAGCGCGTCCGGACGTGGCTTGACGGGGTTCTGTCGCAAACTGCCGTCGATTGCCTGGGCGGTGAGTCTGTTCGCCGCGTTCGAGGCGATGATGCTGACCTTGCTGCCGATCTATGGGTTGCGCCAGGGTTTTACTCAGGAGGTCGCGCTGCTGATGGCCAGCGTTGTGGTGGTCGGCGATGCGGTGTTGCAGTTGCCGATCGGCTGGCTGGCCGACCGCATGTCGCGGCGTACGCTGTTCCGCGCCTGTGGCGTGACCCTGCTGTTGTCCAGCCTGGGCGTTCCGCTGCTGCTGCATACCCCGCTGATCTGGCCGCTGTGGGTGCTGTTCGGCGCCAGCGCCGGTGGTCTGTTCACCCTCTCGCTGATTCTGATTGGCGAACGTTACCGTGACGATGAACTGGTACGCGCCAACGCCCATATCGCGCAGCTCTGGGGCATCGGTTGCCTGATCGGGCCACTGGCGACCGGGGCTGCCAGCCAGTGGGTGAGCGGCCATGCGTTGCCGATGATGATGGCTCTGGGGGCGGCCGGTTTTGTCTGGCTGGCTTGGCAGCGGCCGGACTTCGGCGACGCGGGCGCGGCGCTGGAGGCTGACTGA
- the alr gene encoding alanine racemase, whose amino-acid sequence MRPARALIDLDALRHNYQLARTVSGAKALAVVKADAYGHGAVRCAKALEAEVDGFAVACIEEALELRSAAIGKPILLLEGFFEAEELALIDQHDLWCVVHSTWQIEAIERTHFGRPLTVWLKLDSGMHRVGLHPADYQAAYQRLLACDKVGKIVLMSHFARADELDCERSVEQVAVFEKARAGLAAEVSLRNSPAVLGWPNISSDWVRPGIMLYGATPFEQEQALAARLRPVMTLESKVISVRELPVGEPIGYGARFITERPTRVGVVAIGYADGYPRHAPTGTPVLIDGQPSRLIGRVSMDMLTVDLTDLPHAGLGSRVELWGKNVLASDVAALAGTIPYQLFCNLRRVPLVYSGA is encoded by the coding sequence ATGCGTCCAGCCCGCGCCCTGATTGATCTCGATGCCCTGCGTCACAATTACCAATTGGCCCGCACCGTCAGCGGCGCCAAAGCCCTCGCCGTGGTTAAGGCGGATGCCTACGGACATGGCGCGGTGCGCTGTGCCAAAGCACTGGAGGCCGAAGTCGATGGTTTCGCCGTGGCCTGCATCGAAGAGGCGCTGGAGCTGCGTTCTGCCGCGATTGGCAAACCGATCCTGCTGCTCGAGGGCTTCTTCGAAGCCGAAGAGCTGGCGCTGATCGACCAGCACGACTTGTGGTGCGTGGTGCATTCGACCTGGCAGATTGAGGCGATTGAGCGGACGCATTTCGGTCGGCCGCTGACGGTCTGGCTGAAACTGGACTCCGGAATGCATCGGGTTGGCCTGCATCCGGCGGATTATCAGGCGGCCTATCAGCGCCTGCTGGCCTGCGACAAGGTCGGCAAGATCGTGCTGATGAGCCACTTTGCCCGCGCCGACGAGCTGGATTGCGAGCGCAGTGTCGAGCAAGTCGCGGTGTTCGAGAAGGCTCGTGCGGGGCTGGCGGCCGAAGTCAGCTTGCGTAACTCGCCAGCCGTTCTCGGTTGGCCAAACATCTCAAGTGATTGGGTGCGCCCCGGCATCATGCTCTACGGGGCTACGCCGTTCGAGCAGGAGCAGGCTCTGGCGGCGCGCTTGCGGCCGGTGATGACCCTGGAATCGAAAGTCATCTCTGTGCGTGAGCTTCCGGTCGGCGAGCCGATTGGCTATGGCGCGCGCTTCATCACCGAGCGGCCGACCCGCGTCGGCGTGGTCGCCATCGGCTATGCCGATGGCTATCCGCGACATGCACCAACCGGCACACCGGTGCTGATCGATGGCCAGCCGAGCCGATTGATTGGCCGGGTGTCGATGGACATGCTCACGGTCGATCTGACCGACCTGCCCCACGCCGGACTCGGCAGCCGCGTCGAACTCTGGGGTAAAAACGTGTTGGCCAGTGATGTTGCTGCCCTGGCCGGGACCATTCCCTACCAGTTATTTTGCAATTTGCGCCGGGTGCCATTGGTCTATTCCGGGGCTTAG
- a CDS encoding c-type cytochrome, with amino-acid sequence MNLIKKMLAAHAAVLALWAVSAQAATNDDIAARLKPVGEVCVQGEECKGIEAVAAAAGGGAKTPDDIITKHCGACHTAGVLGAPKIGDGAAWKARAGERGGLDALLKSAIAGLNAMPPMGTCADCTDADLKGAIEKMSGLK; translated from the coding sequence GTGAACCTAATTAAGAAAATGCTAGCGGCCCATGCTGCCGTGTTGGCCCTGTGGGCGGTGAGCGCTCAGGCTGCGACTAACGACGACATCGCCGCGCGCCTGAAGCCGGTCGGTGAAGTGTGCGTGCAAGGCGAAGAGTGCAAAGGCATTGAAGCCGTTGCCGCAGCTGCCGGTGGCGGGGCGAAAACCCCGGATGACATCATTACCAAGCATTGTGGCGCTTGCCACACTGCGGGCGTGCTGGGCGCACCGAAAATTGGCGATGGCGCCGCCTGGAAGGCCCGTGCTGGTGAGCGTGGTGGCCTGGATGCGCTGCTTAAGAGCGCGATCGCCGGCCTTAACGCCATGCCACCGATGGGCACCTGCGCCGATTGCACCGATGCTGACCTGAAAGGTGCGATCGAGAAGATGTCTGGCTTGAAGTAA
- a CDS encoding RidA family protein has protein sequence MSVRRLHTEARYSEIVIHNGTVYLAGQLDEGLSAGIEQQTRETLASIDRMLDEAGTDKTRILSVTIYLKDIDADYAGMNAAWDAWVPKGAAPARATVEAKLYAPEVLVEMSVVAALP, from the coding sequence ATGTCCGTCCGGCGTCTGCACACTGAAGCGCGTTACAGCGAAATCGTCATCCACAACGGTACCGTCTACCTGGCCGGTCAGCTGGATGAGGGCCTGAGTGCCGGTATCGAGCAACAGACCCGCGAGACCCTGGCCAGCATCGATCGCATGCTCGATGAGGCCGGTACCGACAAGACGCGGATTCTGTCGGTGACGATTTACTTGAAGGATATCGACGCCGACTACGCAGGCATGAACGCAGCATGGGATGCCTGGGTGCCGAAGGGCGCCGCGCCGGCCCGCGCCACAGTCGAAGCCAAGCTGTATGCGCCGGAAGTTCTGGTGGAAATGTCTGTCGTCGCCGCACTGCCTTAG